One Microbacter margulisiae genomic window carries:
- the ftsY gene encoding signal recognition particle-docking protein FtsY, giving the protein MGIFQLFSKDKQETLDKGLAKTKSNVFAKLSRAVAGKSKVDDEVLDNLEEVLVTSDVGIDTTLRIIDRIEKRVARDKYINTAELNAILKEEIAALLAENNKETEADFEAALTKKPYVIMVVGVNGVGKTTTIGKLAYQFKKAGKKVYLGAADTFRAAAVEQLVIWGERVGVPVVKQQMGSDPASVAFDTLTSATSNDADVVIIDTAGRLHNKVNLMNELTKIKNVMQKVVPDAPHEVLLVLDGSTGQNAFEQAKQFTKATHVTALAITKLDGTAKGGVVIGISDQFHIPVRYIGLGEKMEDLQLFDREQFVETLFEQQ; this is encoded by the coding sequence ATGGGTATTTTTCAACTATTTTCAAAAGATAAGCAGGAGACATTGGATAAAGGGTTAGCCAAAACCAAATCGAATGTTTTTGCAAAACTTTCAAGGGCGGTTGCCGGAAAATCGAAGGTTGACGATGAAGTATTGGATAACCTCGAGGAAGTGCTTGTGACTTCGGATGTGGGGATAGACACGACATTGCGCATTATTGACCGTATTGAAAAGCGTGTTGCGCGGGATAAATATATTAATACGGCAGAGCTGAATGCCATCCTGAAAGAAGAGATAGCTGCACTTTTGGCAGAAAACAATAAAGAAACCGAGGCTGACTTTGAAGCTGCATTGACGAAGAAACCGTATGTTATTATGGTTGTGGGTGTAAATGGTGTAGGGAAGACAACTACTATCGGGAAACTGGCCTATCAGTTTAAAAAAGCAGGGAAGAAAGTTTATTTGGGAGCTGCTGATACATTCAGGGCTGCTGCGGTTGAGCAATTGGTGATTTGGGGCGAGCGGGTAGGGGTTCCTGTGGTAAAACAACAAATGGGATCTGATCCGGCTTCGGTGGCTTTTGATACCTTGACGTCAGCTACATCAAATGATGCGGATGTGGTGATTATCGACACCGCAGGCCGTTTGCATAATAAGGTGAATTTGATGAACGAACTGACCAAGATTAAAAACGTCATGCAGAAGGTGGTTCCGGATGCGCCTCATGAAGTATTGCTGGTGCTGGATGGTTCCACTGGTCAGAATGCTTTTGAACAGGCAAAACAATTTACAAAGGCTACCCATGTGACGGCTTTGGCGATCACCAAACTGGATGGTACGGCAAAAGGTGGCGTAGTGATTGGCATTTCCGATCAGTTTCATATCCCGGTACGTTATATCGGCTTGGGTGAAAAAATGGAAGACTTGCAGTTGTTTGACAGGGAACAGTTCGTTGAGACCTTGTTTGAACAGCAATAA
- a CDS encoding outer membrane beta-barrel family protein, whose translation MDTPLTNHSCRRCLLLLFVFNSLVIWSQVELRGKVVTPNHQGVDFAEIDLLKDSTFVKQALSDTSGVFSIVVRKGKYDMQVRQWGKLLKDTTLLLEHNVNIGNIFIDPTQMLHEVVVEGKKRVFEQKVDRLVFNVENDRFSKGLNGLEVLARTPRLEVSPDGALQMIGKGNVVVMINGRILHMPEEEIAARLRSLQAEDIARIEVIPLPPAKYSAEGNSGFINIVLKKDPSLGLQGTVNGSAFDNEQTSVLGGVNLNYRSKKFEMMTGLNYNGIKGINDDNATYDFANSTIQSDEHRLFNLGMYSFNSILQYQLTSKIDVGATIDYSLWKTTGTNTCHSSYFNKITGTMDSTINTLSSDRAPIHDFALSAYCDYTIDTLGKKVSLTYNHSSNINPSSSDLTSTIDNTSRQYEEGLSTYGRNFYLINSAMADVTLPYKWADVETGLSFVGINNNSNVTLYDVTGGEKEIDASGTNTFKYNENTSAAYLSANRNLNKRWTMKAGLRYEYTHVTGYSPTTGLRTTSSYGKLFPTVFVLYNPNDKNSISLSYARRIERPSFYDLNPFRYYSTVNSYASGNAYLLPQLSNNIEIDYSLNNKLNINLWDYQLLKAIDYVSQFNSQNVESTTAQNLYNMNKIGIYANYTLDLFNWWNLFCDGTLYYCESKSYRPELQAVNQYGYGSSASIRSDFVMNKQKTLLGEISYNQFFPSIDGMTDTRAFAFLSASLRYSMLNDNLKFAIHASDILRQNFNNTERRYATYVFINKLNFHARDVFVSVTYSFGNKRVASVYRESKNKALERAGK comes from the coding sequence ATGGATACTCCATTAACCAACCATTCCTGCAGGCGCTGTTTGCTACTGCTCTTTGTATTCAATAGCCTGGTGATCTGGAGCCAGGTGGAGTTGCGGGGCAAAGTCGTAACCCCAAACCACCAGGGCGTTGATTTCGCAGAGATCGACCTGTTGAAAGACAGCACCTTTGTCAAACAGGCCCTGTCCGATACTTCTGGAGTCTTCTCAATCGTAGTCCGGAAAGGAAAATATGACATGCAGGTCAGGCAATGGGGAAAGCTATTGAAAGACACCACGCTACTATTGGAGCACAATGTCAATATAGGCAACATATTCATAGACCCCACCCAAATGCTGCACGAAGTAGTGGTGGAAGGGAAAAAGAGAGTATTCGAACAAAAGGTAGACCGGTTGGTATTCAATGTGGAGAATGACCGTTTCAGCAAAGGACTGAATGGACTGGAAGTACTTGCCCGTACACCCCGTCTTGAAGTAAGTCCCGATGGCGCCCTGCAGATGATTGGGAAAGGCAATGTAGTAGTCATGATTAACGGACGCATCCTGCACATGCCGGAAGAAGAGATTGCCGCCCGTTTGCGTTCGTTGCAAGCTGAAGATATTGCAAGGATTGAAGTGATCCCCCTGCCACCAGCCAAATACAGCGCCGAAGGGAACAGCGGCTTCATTAATATTGTGCTGAAGAAAGATCCCTCCCTGGGTTTGCAAGGTACAGTGAACGGAAGTGCGTTTGATAATGAACAAACTTCCGTATTAGGCGGAGTCAATCTCAACTACCGGTCAAAGAAATTTGAAATGATGACCGGGTTAAACTATAATGGCATCAAAGGCATTAATGACGATAACGCCACGTATGATTTTGCAAACAGCACCATCCAGTCTGACGAACATAGACTATTCAACTTGGGGATGTATTCTTTCAACAGCATCCTGCAATATCAACTGACCTCGAAGATAGACGTGGGAGCCACTATAGACTATAGCCTCTGGAAAACTACGGGAACCAACACCTGCCACAGTTCCTATTTCAATAAAATCACAGGCACGATGGACTCCACCATCAATACCCTCTCTTCCGACCGTGCCCCCATACATGACTTTGCCCTCTCCGCCTATTGCGATTACACCATTGATACGCTGGGCAAGAAAGTAAGCCTTACCTATAACCATTCATCCAATATCAATCCATCCAGCAGTGATCTTACCTCCACAATAGATAACACATCAAGGCAATACGAAGAAGGGCTGTCGACCTACGGGAGGAACTTTTACCTGATCAATTCGGCCATGGCCGATGTCACCCTACCCTACAAATGGGCGGATGTAGAGACCGGATTAAGTTTTGTCGGGATCAATAACAACAGCAATGTGACCCTCTATGATGTTACCGGAGGAGAAAAAGAAATCGACGCCTCCGGAACCAATACATTCAAATACAACGAAAACACTTCGGCAGCATACCTCTCCGCCAACCGGAATCTTAACAAGCGATGGACGATGAAGGCAGGGCTACGTTATGAATATACCCATGTGACCGGTTATTCCCCCACCACCGGTTTGCGAACCACATCATCATACGGAAAACTCTTCCCCACGGTTTTCGTGCTCTACAACCCGAACGACAAAAACTCCATCTCGCTGTCGTATGCCCGTCGGATAGAACGCCCGAGCTTCTATGACCTGAACCCCTTCCGCTATTACTCCACTGTGAATTCCTATGCATCCGGGAATGCATACCTGTTGCCGCAACTGTCAAACAATATCGAAATCGACTATTCCCTTAACAACAAACTCAACATCAACCTGTGGGATTACCAACTGCTCAAAGCAATTGATTATGTATCGCAATTCAACAGCCAGAATGTAGAGAGCACAACGGCACAGAACCTGTACAACATGAATAAGATAGGCATCTACGCCAACTATACCCTGGATCTGTTCAATTGGTGGAACCTGTTTTGCGACGGTACGCTCTACTATTGCGAAAGCAAATCCTACCGGCCGGAACTGCAGGCAGTGAATCAATACGGTTATGGATCTTCCGCAAGCATACGCAGCGACTTTGTCATGAACAAACAGAAAACCCTCCTGGGAGAGATCAGCTACAACCAGTTTTTTCCCTCAATAGATGGAATGACAGATACCAGGGCTTTTGCATTTCTCAGTGCAAGTCTCAGGTATTCCATGCTCAATGACAACCTGAAATTTGCCATTCACGCATCAGATATTTTACGACAGAACTTTAATAATACCGAACGCCGTTACGCAACCTATGTTTTTATCAACAAACTTAATTTTCATGCACGCGATGTGTTCGTATCCGTTACCTATTCCTTTGGGAACAAAAGGGTAGCCAGTGTGTATCGTGAATCGAAAAATAAGGCTTTGGAAAGAGCAGGGAAATAA
- a CDS encoding TonB-dependent receptor plug domain-containing protein produces the protein MSFYLHFDRSKLSVLHHSTRKIMLFVCLSLGICSLKAQKDSVHVMKEVTVTAIPLPHLANTSVPVQTFNAANIAGMDALQLSDVVKHFAGVTVKDYGGIGGLKTVSIRGLGPTHTAVSYDGQLMSDAQNGEIDLGKLSLSHVQEISLANGDDEDVLESARAFAAAGLLSVVTKRPHLDSLHCIKGEAAFQTGSFGWEHPTFWMGNRLSRHLSSTLFLESQYANGRYPFTIHNGDSIQHLQRTNDDVHLYHGEANLFYIPDSCHRLTAKIFASNGVRGLPGAVIFYNPYAAQGQRLYDQDYFVQARFVSILSTQSSYALGAKAENSYSRYVDPYFLNAAGGLDNRFRQQEYDLSGAYARTWSRLLNLSLASDFVYNHLNANLAQFAQPSRFSSYTSVKERLHLNSFHAEAALLSTYIADRVALGSESPHHFRLSPMLSVSAEPFQIAHWQWRAFYKETFRMPTFNELYYTGIGNTRLKPEVAQQLNVGTSYWTSGQAGYLSVSLDGYYNRVLNKIVAVPSGNLFIWSMLNLGLVSIHGMDLSCRSEIRLTGTIHATFEGSYSYQSALDKTNAETSTYNEQIAYTPRQSGSGTIGIEMPWVNVSYNILCSGMRYDLSHSPLAGYSESSMAVWRSFQLHRVALKVKGEILNLLNEQYAVVKNYPMPGRSWRATIGITF, from the coding sequence ATGTCATTTTATTTGCATTTTGACCGCAGTAAGCTTTCTGTGTTGCATCATAGCACAAGAAAGATCATGTTATTTGTGTGCCTTTCGCTTGGTATATGCTCTTTAAAGGCGCAAAAAGACAGTGTGCATGTGATGAAGGAAGTCACCGTCACAGCAATACCGCTGCCTCACCTGGCAAATACAAGTGTACCTGTACAAACATTTAATGCCGCCAATATTGCCGGTATGGATGCGCTGCAATTGTCAGACGTGGTTAAACATTTTGCAGGCGTTACCGTAAAAGATTACGGAGGCATCGGAGGATTAAAGACTGTTTCAATCCGGGGATTGGGGCCAACGCATACGGCGGTCAGTTATGACGGACAATTGATGAGTGACGCCCAAAACGGAGAAATCGATTTGGGTAAACTATCTCTGAGCCATGTACAGGAAATCTCATTAGCCAACGGAGATGACGAAGATGTGCTGGAAAGCGCCAGAGCTTTCGCTGCGGCAGGATTATTGTCGGTGGTGACAAAGAGGCCTCATCTGGATTCATTGCATTGCATTAAGGGAGAAGCTGCTTTTCAGACCGGTTCTTTTGGATGGGAGCATCCTACTTTTTGGATGGGCAATCGCCTGAGCCGTCATCTTTCTTCAACCCTGTTCCTGGAGTCCCAATATGCCAATGGCCGTTATCCTTTTACAATTCATAACGGGGATTCCATTCAACATCTTCAACGGACGAATGATGATGTGCATCTATACCACGGAGAAGCCAATTTGTTTTATATCCCGGATTCGTGCCATCGGTTGACTGCCAAGATATTTGCTTCCAACGGAGTTCGCGGATTACCCGGCGCTGTTATTTTCTATAATCCTTATGCAGCCCAGGGGCAACGGCTTTATGATCAGGATTATTTTGTGCAAGCCCGGTTTGTATCTATATTATCAACGCAAAGTAGTTACGCCCTGGGAGCAAAAGCCGAAAACAGCTATTCGCGTTATGTGGACCCTTATTTTTTGAATGCTGCCGGAGGACTTGATAATCGCTTTCGTCAGCAGGAATATGATTTGTCGGGAGCATATGCCCGGACATGGAGTCGCTTGCTGAATCTCTCCTTAGCCAGCGATTTTGTCTATAATCATTTGAATGCTAATCTGGCGCAATTTGCACAGCCAAGTCGTTTTTCTTCCTATACTTCGGTGAAAGAGCGGCTTCATCTGAACTCCTTTCATGCAGAAGCGGCCTTGTTATCTACGTATATTGCCGACCGGGTTGCGTTGGGAAGTGAATCTCCCCATCATTTCCGTTTGTCGCCGATGCTTAGTGTCAGTGCAGAACCTTTTCAGATTGCACATTGGCAGTGGAGGGCGTTTTATAAAGAGACATTCCGTATGCCCACATTCAATGAACTCTATTATACCGGTATTGGGAATACGCGTCTGAAGCCTGAGGTAGCGCAGCAATTGAATGTTGGTACGTCGTACTGGACATCGGGACAGGCTGGTTATTTATCCGTTTCTCTTGATGGATATTACAACCGAGTGCTTAATAAGATTGTAGCAGTGCCTTCGGGCAACCTGTTTATTTGGTCGATGTTGAATTTAGGATTGGTTTCGATTCACGGGATGGATTTGTCGTGCCGTAGCGAAATTCGTCTGACCGGTACTATTCATGCCACTTTTGAAGGAAGCTATAGCTATCAGTCCGCTTTAGACAAGACTAATGCAGAGACTTCTACCTATAACGAACAGATTGCCTACACTCCCCGGCAATCCGGATCGGGGACAATCGGTATTGAGATGCCATGGGTCAATGTCTCCTATAATATTTTATGTTCCGGGATGCGTTATGATTTGAGCCATTCTCCTCTGGCGGGATATAGCGAAAGCAGCATGGCTGTGTGGCGTTCATTTCAATTACACCGCGTTGCCCTTAAGGTGAAAGGAGAAATATTGAACCTGCTGAATGAGCAATATGCGGTGGTCAAAAACTATCCGATGCCGGGACGTTCATGGCGTGCAACTATTGGGATAACTTTTTAG
- a CDS encoding YncE family protein, translated as MRQKNAFFLVLTMLFAVLVSSCSTNDPTNSGTIVQSAQSIYVLNQGTMNQDNSTLTMYNLSNETATTDWFNTQNGKGLGDTGNDMAIYGGKIYIVMNVSSYVEVTDLQGHELKQIPLFNGTVAREPREIAFYQNKAYVCSFDSTVARIDTSTLSVDAITKAGSNPDGICAIDGKLYVSNSGGLNYPNYSNTVSVIDIPTFTQTKTITVVTNPYLLKTGSDGKVYLLSHGNYGSISGAIQQIDPTTDAVTQTYSNSEAVDFALNGTKLYYCNFDYSTMQSSVKVMDLTTGTSTDFITDGTSIPLAAGIAVDAATGNVYVASSAADYVSDGTIYCFDSTGKKLFSFTTGVNPWKMVFVR; from the coding sequence ATGAGACAAAAGAACGCTTTTTTTCTTGTTTTGACAATGTTGTTTGCTGTGTTGGTCAGCTCATGTTCAACTAATGATCCGACAAATTCCGGCACTATTGTTCAAAGTGCCCAATCCATTTATGTGTTAAATCAGGGGACAATGAACCAGGACAATTCGACGCTCACTATGTATAATTTGTCAAATGAAACAGCTACCACCGACTGGTTCAATACGCAGAACGGGAAAGGCCTGGGTGATACGGGCAATGATATGGCCATTTATGGCGGTAAGATTTATATTGTGATGAATGTTTCGAGCTATGTTGAGGTGACCGATTTGCAAGGACATGAATTAAAACAGATTCCTTTATTTAACGGAACAGTGGCGCGGGAGCCGCGTGAAATCGCTTTTTACCAGAACAAAGCCTATGTCTGCTCCTTTGATAGCACGGTAGCCCGCATCGATACTTCTACTCTTTCCGTAGATGCAATTACAAAGGCAGGTTCCAACCCTGATGGTATCTGTGCAATAGATGGGAAACTCTATGTCTCAAATTCAGGCGGATTGAATTATCCTAATTATTCCAATACCGTTTCGGTGATTGATATTCCTACTTTTACGCAAACAAAAACAATTACGGTTGTAACCAATCCCTATCTTTTAAAAACAGGCTCTGACGGAAAAGTTTACCTCTTATCGCATGGAAACTATGGTTCTATATCAGGTGCAATACAACAGATTGACCCAACAACCGATGCTGTTACGCAGACCTATTCAAACTCGGAAGCGGTCGATTTTGCATTGAATGGGACGAAGCTTTATTATTGCAATTTTGATTATTCAACCATGCAATCATCTGTCAAAGTGATGGATCTTACTACCGGAACTTCAACTGATTTTATTACGGACGGGACATCCATTCCCCTGGCTGCCGGCATCGCTGTAGATGCAGCTACAGGGAATGTCTATGTGGCATCATCTGCAGCTGATTATGTTTCCGATGGTACAATCTATTGTTTCGATTCAACAGGGAAAAAACTATTCAGTTTCACTACCGGAGTGAATCCCTGGAAAATGGTTTTTGTCCGATAA
- a CDS encoding TlpA family protein disulfide reductase, whose protein sequence is MLRFYNATFPDSLKRTFEGKEILKKLSGRINTKKGGEAPDFMAKDITGKTIALSKLHGKYVLLDFWASWCVPCMHEMPEIKSIREKYSPEKLALISISLDDNYNEFKAAIAKIKPTWTEIYITNRDLINRYAIGPIPQLYLIDRNGYVIYNKEEEKDYDLTKLKQLLSQIIGK, encoded by the coding sequence TTGCTTCGGTTTTATAATGCGACATTTCCTGACAGCTTAAAACGGACATTCGAGGGTAAAGAAATCCTGAAGAAACTGTCAGGAAGAATCAATACCAAGAAAGGAGGTGAAGCACCTGATTTTATGGCAAAAGACATTACAGGAAAAACCATTGCCCTGAGTAAGCTGCATGGAAAATATGTTTTACTCGATTTCTGGGCTTCGTGGTGCGTCCCATGTATGCATGAAATGCCGGAGATAAAAAGTATCCGAGAGAAATATTCGCCGGAGAAGTTGGCTCTCATTTCTATTTCCCTTGATGACAACTATAACGAATTCAAGGCCGCCATAGCCAAGATAAAGCCTACCTGGACAGAGATTTACATAACAAACAGGGATTTAATCAATCGTTACGCCATAGGACCAATTCCTCAGCTTTACCTGATAGACAGGAATGGCTATGTGATATACAACAAGGAAGAAGAAAAGGACTACGACCTGACAAAACTGAAGCAATTATTAAGTCAAATCATAGGAAAATAG
- a CDS encoding peroxiredoxin family protein: protein MYKYLIPPIILLFCMMNVFARNTSIIMHGMVNSDSGTVTLIPVGDDIFYPDKNSPSASQVINKRFAFTNNATYPLAFRLGLKKESRLIYISDIFFVCPGVQNVLCNKDSIWEIPKINNSCMTEYTTSFKNASHEVEAGYNKVNEEHSRLSAEFKSKIPQDMIFHIQKEYNVLIHKKDSVLFQYTKIHPNSYVALWELVDRFTIDGYKSIYDSIYVHLSSKIKNTYTGEILAQKLHAASVTCIGSIFPKLLISDSKKQVLFNPKAAHKKYTLIDFWFSHCGACIGQFNDLKNIYALYDNKGFMIVGISIDDKDNINNWRAIIDKYHLPWKQYLDFNGRECHKLSIEVFPSNFLLNEQGKIIAKSISPNELSKFLKTHLP from the coding sequence ATGTATAAATATTTAATTCCCCCAATCATTTTGCTTTTTTGTATGATGAATGTTTTCGCCAGAAATACATCTATTATCATGCACGGAATGGTAAATTCGGACTCAGGTACAGTAACATTAATACCGGTTGGTGATGATATATTTTATCCGGATAAAAATAGTCCTAGTGCTAGCCAAGTCATAAACAAAAGATTTGCTTTTACTAATAATGCCACATATCCTCTTGCATTTCGATTAGGATTAAAAAAAGAGTCCAGATTAATATACATATCTGACATCTTCTTTGTTTGCCCCGGAGTTCAGAATGTTTTGTGTAATAAAGATTCAATATGGGAAATTCCGAAAATCAATAACTCCTGCATGACAGAATATACAACTTCTTTCAAGAATGCATCCCATGAAGTAGAAGCTGGATATAATAAAGTAAATGAAGAACATTCGCGTCTATCTGCTGAATTTAAATCTAAGATTCCTCAAGATATGATATTTCACATTCAAAAAGAATATAATGTATTGATACATAAGAAAGATTCTGTCCTTTTTCAGTATACCAAAATCCATCCAAATTCATATGTGGCATTATGGGAATTGGTTGATCGATTTACAATAGATGGTTATAAATCAATTTATGATTCTATCTATGTTCACCTGTCGTCTAAGATTAAAAATACATATACTGGGGAAATACTGGCTCAGAAATTACATGCAGCAAGTGTTACTTGTATAGGTAGTATTTTCCCTAAATTATTGATTTCAGATTCAAAGAAACAGGTTTTGTTTAATCCTAAAGCTGCTCATAAAAAATATACATTAATTGATTTCTGGTTTAGTCATTGCGGTGCTTGTATCGGACAATTTAATGATCTGAAAAATATTTATGCCTTGTATGACAATAAAGGATTTATGATTGTTGGCATCTCCATAGATGATAAAGACAATATAAATAATTGGAGAGCTATAATCGACAAATATCACCTTCCCTGGAAACAATATTTGGACTTTAACGGAAGAGAATGCCATAAACTAAGTATTGAAGTGTTCCCATCGAACTTCCTGCTCAATGAACAAGGAAAGATTATTGCAAAAAGTATCTCTCCGAATGAACTATCCAAATTTTTAAAGACGCATCTTCCATAG
- a CDS encoding cupin domain-containing protein, with translation MTLGVRRQIMGYDGQVMMVKVWFQKGAEGYMHEHFHSQCSYVASGKFQVTVNGKMKVLSGGDGFYVEPDQLHGLICLEEGVVVDFFSPMRTDFLQTEA, from the coding sequence ATGACATTGGGCGTGCGCCGCCAGATCATGGGTTACGACGGACAGGTAATGATGGTTAAGGTTTGGTTTCAGAAAGGCGCCGAAGGATATATGCACGAACATTTTCATTCGCAATGCTCATATGTGGCAAGTGGGAAGTTTCAGGTTACGGTGAATGGTAAAATGAAAGTTTTAAGCGGGGGTGATGGCTTTTATGTTGAACCGGATCAGCTTCATGGTCTTATTTGTTTGGAAGAAGGCGTTGTGGTCGATTTTTTTAGCCCGATGCGGACTGATTTCCTTCAAACTGAAGCTTAG
- a CDS encoding FadR/GntR family transcriptional regulator yields MEAPNLTDQIQEVTFESPSDVIINHIKGLLDSGELKPGNRLPAERKLAEQFGVGRAYVREAIQKLEMYGIVKTLPQSGTYIAGLEITALEGLLSEVLKLDDYDFFSLVETRLILEINAARLCALRRTQEDLAKLEEALDVYLRKAQSGPSAVEEDLMLHRTIADGSHNKVIKSLMLIITPDIMRNYHAFRVCQTIENVAVKEHVLLVDAIKRQDVKAATDIMRTHLKGIMDYAATTINRTKGEVETV; encoded by the coding sequence ATGGAAGCACCCAATCTGACAGATCAGATTCAGGAGGTTACATTTGAATCCCCTTCGGATGTAATTATTAATCATATTAAAGGATTACTTGATTCAGGAGAGTTAAAACCCGGGAATCGTTTGCCGGCAGAACGAAAACTGGCAGAACAGTTTGGTGTTGGTCGTGCATATGTGCGCGAGGCCATTCAGAAGCTCGAAATGTATGGCATTGTGAAAACATTGCCTCAAAGCGGAACCTATATTGCCGGATTGGAAATAACTGCCCTGGAGGGATTGCTCTCCGAAGTGCTGAAGTTGGATGATTATGACTTCTTTTCATTGGTTGAAACCCGGTTGATTCTTGAAATTAATGCTGCCCGTTTGTGTGCATTGCGGCGCACACAGGAAGATCTTGCTAAATTGGAAGAAGCCCTGGATGTTTATTTAAGAAAGGCACAGTCGGGGCCTTCTGCCGTAGAAGAAGACCTGATGTTGCACCGGACTATTGCAGACGGAAGCCATAATAAGGTCATCAAATCGCTTATGCTGATTATTACCCCTGATATTATGCGCAATTATCATGCATTCCGTGTGTGCCAGACGATTGAGAATGTTGCCGTGAAAGAGCATGTCTTATTGGTTGATGCCATTAAACGGCAGGATGTGAAAGCGGCTACAGATATTATGCGCACCCACCTTAAAGGGATTATGGACTACGCGGCTACCACCATCAACCGCACAAAGGGAGAGGTTGAAACCGTATAA
- a CDS encoding tRNA threonylcarbamoyladenosine dehydratase: MSLQEDIFHRTELLLGAKAMACLAEKKVIIFGIGGVGSWCAEALIRSGIIYLTIVDSDRVDVTNVNRQLHATTETLGELKTEVFKQRLLSINPDAQITAIANRYNASTSASFALNSYDVIIDAIDSLEDKMHLILEATHTSALFFSSMGAAWRLDPTRVRVAEFWKVQGCPLASSLRTRFRKQSLFPEKKFLAVYSDEHVIGPKDKITNEANSALKPAHRENGSVVYVTAVFGFTIASLVVKTLMSSV; this comes from the coding sequence ATGAGTTTGCAAGAAGATATTTTTCATCGTACGGAGTTATTACTTGGAGCAAAGGCAATGGCCTGTTTAGCCGAAAAGAAAGTAATCATTTTTGGTATTGGCGGAGTGGGAAGCTGGTGCGCGGAGGCGTTGATCCGCAGTGGCATTATATATCTGACGATTGTGGACAGCGATCGTGTAGATGTGACGAATGTCAACCGGCAATTGCATGCAACTACCGAGACTCTCGGGGAATTAAAGACGGAGGTGTTTAAACAGCGTTTATTGAGTATTAATCCTGATGCGCAAATCACCGCTATAGCCAACCGCTATAATGCATCCACCTCTGCTTCGTTTGCGCTGAATTCATATGATGTTATTATTGATGCAATTGATAGCCTCGAGGATAAAATGCATCTGATTCTGGAAGCGACACACACTTCGGCTCTGTTTTTTTCTTCGATGGGAGCTGCCTGGAGACTGGATCCGACGCGTGTCAGGGTTGCTGAGTTTTGGAAGGTGCAAGGGTGTCCTCTTGCGTCTTCTTTGCGTACGCGGTTCCGTAAGCAATCTCTTTTCCCTGAGAAAAAATTTCTGGCAGTTTACAGTGATGAGCATGTTATCGGGCCGAAAGATAAAATAACAAACGAGGCTAATTCTGCTTTAAAACCTGCCCATCGTGAAAATGGATCGGTCGTTTATGTGACCGCTGTTTTTGGATTTACCATTGCCAGTCTGGTAGTCAAAACATTAATGTCATCAGTCTAA